The DNA segment ATAATAGGCAATGACGGGCTTCTTCGCGCGAAACCGTTAGGTAGTCATCAATGAGCTGCAATGCTTCCTTGGGATTGTTGTGTTGTGCATGTTCGGTTGCAGCATAGAATACTGTTTCAAAATGATGAGGATTTTTATTTAAAAGGGCAAGTGTCTTTTCATATGCGGCATCTGAATTGCCAACAAATTCGAGCGCCTGCGCATATTGTAGTTGTAATGCGTCATCATGTTGGAAGTGGTGGTCAAGTTGTGACATAAGCATAACAACAGCTTGAAAACGATGCGTAGTAAAGAGGTAATCAATAAATCCCTTATATACATCCGGAGATTGCGCATTTTGAAGTGATTCTTGAAATGCGTTAAATGCCGTGTTGTCATTGCCAAGTTGATTATTGTACTGTGCCCAAAGTGCAGAATGGTATGACGGTACATACGCATGAAGGGAAAGTATAAGACAGCTACATGCAAAGCTTAATAAGACAGATTTCATGGGTGCTCCTGGTTACAACATTTAATCCGAAATGCTTTCAATACTGAGCGTAGCTGTTCGTCAGTAATAGTTTCAAGAGCTGCCAATTCCTTGGGTGAGAGTGTAATGGTTTTGTCCTCCTTATGTATCTGAGGAACAATGTTTGGTTGTATTGTTTGTTTTCTAGCAACGGCTTTGAACCGAAGGTGTGTGATGCGCGGCGCATCCAAATGTTCATTGATGGTCGCAAGGAGAACAGGCGTAAGTAGATAGAGTTCTTGCAGCCAGCTCGGTTCGTAGGCGCCGATCGTAACAGTATTATTGTTGAC comes from the Candidatus Babeliales bacterium genome and includes:
- a CDS encoding DUF721 domain-containing protein; amino-acid sequence: MTLHIKQTLQKFLHTTPSWKSKLITEWDTIMGKLSEHVCLVHVNNNTVTIGAYEPSWLQELYLLTPVLLATINEHLDAPRITHLRFKAVARKQTIQPNIVPQIHKEDKTITLSPKELAALETITDEQLRSVLKAFRIKCCNQEHP